Part of the Persephonella sp. genome is shown below.
AAAAAATGGCTTTGAAATAGAAATGGTAGATTATCAGCCTGATGATGTTGCAGGTATAAAAAGTGCAACCCTTATAATAAAAGGTCCTTATGCTTATGGATATCTGAAAGGAGAGCAGGGGGTCCACAGACTTGTAAGAATTTCCCCATTTGACTCAAACAAAAGAAGACATACATCTTTCTCTGCCGTTTCTGTAATACCAGAAATTGGGGAAGATGTTAAAGTTGAGATTAAAGAGGAAGACCTGAGAATAGATACATTCAGAGCCTCAGGAGCAGGTGGACAGCACGTTAACACAACAGACTCAGCTGTTAGAATAGTCCATATCCCAACAGGAATAACGGTATCCTGCCAGAGCGAAAGGTCTCAGATACAAAACAGGGCAAAAGCAATGCAGATGCTAAAAGCCAAGCTCTATCAATATGAACTTGAAAAACAAAAGGAAAAACAAAAAGAGCTGGAAGGTGAGAAAAAGGATATAACATGGGGTAGTCAGATTAGATCTTATGTTTTCCATCCATACCAGATGGTAAAAGACCTGAGAACAGGCCATGAAACAGGAAATATTCAGGCTGTTATGGATGGTGAACTTGATGAATTTATTGAAAGCTATCTAAAATGGAATGCAAATCAACAAAATCATAAGGAATAGTATGGAAAAAGCAATAATCCTTGTATCAGGTGGAATGGACAGTGCCACACTTCTGTGGCTTGCAAAAGAAAAATTTAAAGAAGTATATGCAATCTCTTTTGATTACGGTCAAAAGCACAGAGTAGAACTTGATTTTGCAAAAGAGTTAGCCAAAGAAGCAGGAGTTAAAAAACATTTTATAGTAGAAGTTCCACACCTAAAAGGAATAGAAGGTTCAGCCTTAACAGACCAAAATATAGAAATCCCATCAGAAAGCTATCCAGATGAACCTCCAATAACAACAGTTCCGATGAGAAATCTAAACTTTCTTGCAATAGCTGCCTCATTTGCAGATGTATACGAAATAGAAACAATAGGTATAGGAATACACTCTGTTGATAGCCCGTATCCAGATTGCAGAGCAGAATTTGCATCGGCAGCGGAAGCAGCGATAAATGCCTCATCAATAATGGTTGCAAAGAAAAAGAACAGAATAACCGTCTGGACACCATTTTTAGGAATGACAAAAGCCGATGTCCTGAAAACAGGCATAGAGTTAAGCGTTCCATA
Proteins encoded:
- the prfB gene encoding peptide chain release factor 2, which encodes MIIELKEKLEELTNRFENIKEILKPEELEGELSKLDNLMGQSDFWEDQKKAQEIASKRNSIANKLEEIRSVDKKLSDIDEYIQLLEMEYDEDTEKEIEKELEALEKEIDRLETASLLSGEYDFKNAILTLQAGSGGVEACDWTEMLLRMYLRWAEKNGFEIEMVDYQPDDVAGIKSATLIIKGPYAYGYLKGEQGVHRLVRISPFDSNKRRHTSFSAVSVIPEIGEDVKVEIKEEDLRIDTFRASGAGGQHVNTTDSAVRIVHIPTGITVSCQSERSQIQNRAKAMQMLKAKLYQYELEKQKEKQKELEGEKKDITWGSQIRSYVFHPYQMVKDLRTGHETGNIQAVMDGELDEFIESYLKWNANQQNHKE
- the queC gene encoding 7-cyano-7-deazaguanine synthase QueC — protein: MEKAIILVSGGMDSATLLWLAKEKFKEVYAISFDYGQKHRVELDFAKELAKEAGVKKHFIVEVPHLKGIEGSALTDQNIEIPSESYPDEPPITTVPMRNLNFLAIAASFADVYEIETIGIGIHSVDSPYPDCRAEFASAAEAAINASSIMVAKKKNRITVWTPFLGMTKADVLKTGIELSVPYEKTYSCYKGTIPPCGECATCQQREEAFEELGLTDPWKIKREGK